TTgtaatgtactttttttgtataaaaaaactGAGGATAAAATGCGACgaagtatattaaaaaatttcattggaatatcatttacatttaaaattaatttataaataacttcataatatttctatataatattttattattttgtgtgTACTTTCTTATAATTAgtcaatatatatgtgtatgaataaagaatttttattttttgaaaacaataaaattttgaaattatGGATTTCTagttgctatttttttttttttgttgatgTTGCTGttgagaaaataaataacattattatcAGGATTAATGTATTTGGATAATATATTGTCTACATAATATCGCATAGAACTACTTTTTCACAATTCTATAGAAAAGGATGACGAAATAGTTATACtctattttcatataatattatgtaaataatctttatttaatctgatataaatatattgtatatttataagatcacaagaaataatgaaaaatatacaaatctTATGTTAGTGTTTGAGCAAAAGGAACAATTTGGAATACATGTTTTTATGTAAAGAAGTATTTAATATGAAGTAATatctgtaatatttttagtgTTATACATAGAATACATATAATCtctaaaatattgtaaatgcatatgtgtacatcCGGTTATTTTGATAAgcaacaaataaaaatatgtgttattttttttgtgaatttgtaaattttaataatttctacTTGGTATTTTAGCGtactatttaatattaattaaaaaatattagtattatatatatatttgtatacataAGTATTTTACTATGAACAGTATATATTGaggatataaaataaataaatgataaaaaaattcatataattttatggaATTCCCATAActtatgttttaaattatgatttttatattcaattTTGCATAATATTCTAGTctaaatgattatttttttagataattaaaaaaaagtcattattagttttaaattaataacatGTGTGTCTTATTTTGTGTTTTGATGTAACTACTTTAGAGTATTATGTTtcattgttatatatataaatatctatataattaaattttttactcCAAAATACTCTTATTacttattatacaaaatatgttttattagtGATGGGTTATCAAACATAGATGTATtgtaaaattcattttagcttttttttctagtGTACAAAAGAGAAAGTATAGataaatagcaaaatatCATGTTTATAAAATGAGAGTTACAACAGTTTAATAACTTcagaattttaaaatataacaagaaaataacaagaaaaaattattgaacagtatattattgtttataACTATAGTGTTAATTCAATATTTCTGTagataattaaatatatattaagttaaaaatttatagatgaatatgttttatatataaatgtcaataaaatattaaattaacgttaatgatatattaatgaataatatacaaaattgcTATTTGGGTTCTATCATGATAGTGATCatctaaaattattttatatatcgGCAAAAGGCTAAATGAACTTTAGggttaataaatataaataaattttttttgcaatttttaggaattttgtatttattcaattttgCTTACTATTTGTTATtctttgatatatatatattaagtataattttaatattatatttaggATACaacaatacatatattttatatagacattactaattcttttatatgctcattttttaaaaaaaaggaaataagaaaatttttttttcaatatataattcataaatttaGTTTTAGGATTTAGAGTTAGGATTCAATTTATTACTTTAGAatagtaattatttattagtaTAATTTTAGTTTTAGTAGAAGTTGTATCTTATTAATACTGTGTATCACAAAACTTCTCCAAAAGAGGTGTGGATATCggcattaatatttttataataacatttacataattattaatttaattgcattttttaataattacttaaatatatgtaaaaaagtaaatttataaaaagaaattagaatttttattctttataaaattatataaatacattatacaATCTagattatttgtattttaaaaccTTTAATCAATATCTActctatatattatttattttaattttttatcaaattctttttaaaaatatatgtttacttaaaaaaaaaagaataaattaaaatcgatacatttaaaaattatttatttagaaatattcatatatattatacttaattAGATATTATAAccttaaacatatatattacaaaaatgatgtattgttctaatttatttataaaataaatatttattcatagattacgtaatattttataaatattttttttcatatgtacAGTATTCCGTGGAAGATTGAACATAGTACaaacacataaaaaaacatattaaaaaaaataatgctttctttatttattataacttttattatagttttatataattaacatcatttaacaataataaatagtttaaaaaaaaaagaaagcgTTTAAAAATCATAATTCATAATAGGAAAACTTCGttgataattattattacctttatatatagaacaatataatatatatattttatacgaTCTATACGATGAATTCCACTTTCtagataaataaattcaatattaaaaaattatatattttttttttatttttaaaaatattaaaaaaatatgtaatatacttagtgtaatatattaaaatgtatatatataatatataggaatgaaatcattttatttcattttaataataattagcttttttcttaaaagaactttaagataaaaattatgtgatgtatttttaatttcatttttccttgAAAATATCGtttaataaattagaataagatataatacataatattcttatgaaagaataaaaagtctcaaaaataacttttgaaatacatatatcgttttttattattagaagtatattttattattattaattttttccttagaGAATATATCGGATTATTAAAAACTTTAGCTCATGGATCAGAGAATTATgttacttttattaattaaatattttttgtttatgctTTTAACATGGATATGTAATTTATGGAATGATGCggtattataaaattattggagtatatttgttttattcatattattctaattttaaatataataatatttttttttttacatttatatctttaattcagttaaaaatataatactaacatttttttattttagagATCCATAAATAAATCTTTGTATGATAACTTAAAAGTTAATAGAAAATTAGATATAAGAAATTACAGATTACTAGCAAAATgtaagaagaaaaaggatTTAAATATTGTATCGTTAAATGAAGATATAGCAGATAACGGAGAGTGCGAGAAGAAaacaacatataataatgaaaatgtgTTCACAAAACTAAAGAAACAATCTAATATATATCCATTAAATAAGGCGCAATACTACACAGAAGTTGtggattataataatggaatttttgatggaaaatattttcattttgaaaagaaaTGGATCAAGAAAAAGGATTATGATTcttttcttgaaaaaaaaaggagattaaaagatataaaattaaagaaaatcaAATTTAGAAGTTACGGATTTGGAGTTAtcatactttttctttttttcttgtttggAATAGGATTACCAATATTACATGGATTAGAGTACTTAGAGAATGTGTTGTCACCTATGAATAGTCTTCTACAATTAGCTGTAGatcaagaaaaaaagtactCTTTTCTGATATCATTCGGCATACTAATCATTATATTATCTATTATGATTTTAGTATCAATTCCTAAgatcttaaaaaataatgaaaaatataaaaaaattaagtatatgACTGAGTGAATAGTATAATaagtatttctttttctgtaAGAATGCAATCAATATGATGTCATAACTGTGATATTTTTAGtgctataatttttatattcataactATGATTTCTACAGTTTTGTAGATGTATGTGCGTATAactcttcatttttatatggaatggtaataaaatatgttaattttttttctaatttgaatgttttaatgttattcattttgcataataaatcattattacagaaaaattaaatattaatgcttaatatttatatttgtttgttaaaatagatacttataaaaatatatgtatatgaggtaaaattaatataaatttattgatGTCGTTttacaatttatattttgaatgaaaaataattttgccgtattttttatcatcttcAAGATTAATATGATTATTGTAGTtctaataagaaaattatgtGACTAGctgtatattaaaaaatattatgcttTCTATTGTAATTGATGAAAcgatgtaaatatatactgttacaatgatatatatataaattttttactcagtataaattacaaaatatttattttattaaatatatatattccttttgACTTCTTAAGAGATgttggttttttttttttttcttatgatATATCTCgggaattatatatataataaaataatatccaTTTAAAACATGCTTCTTAGTTTAGGTAGAAtggttaatatttttattttactattgttaatattttattttatttttaatattatgcttattattaaatatacaattaatttttttagtaaatgaaaaatataaatcttacacatttaagaaaatgatatacctttatatttatgtacttaaaaaaaaaaaaattttaaagaaaaataacatgaattttaattatatttttttaatctattaaataacttttaatttatagcttatacttttaatatattaaccaaaacaatttttttattactgaaatatattttaaattaaaaataaattattaataatatgatgATTTCGTAAGCGAACGAAGAgtacaatttttatgaattaattaggttaaaaatatttcaacaTGGTATTgcataaacaaattaataaagaaatgttttattattatttttataacatttgtTGTTATATACACGATTATGCCGTTCTcaacgtatatataataaggtaaaattaataacaagtattaaaaaaaatataaaaaactacATAAGTTTTTAATACTTATTAGTAATATGAAGTACATGCTAAgcatttttatctttaccAAATTTATGGTAACTATAAAGAAAAggtcataaaaaatattattaagtattttttcatcatacacaaatttttatttgtcctttttatttgaataagCCAATCTTTTAATAATGTGTTATAATGTTAgtattacttatttattgttttattattttgaatatgaTATTGAGTATAATCCTAAAATTGTTATGTCTAAATTAATAActaaaataatgatatatagtAAATTCCAAGACTATATAgttatttgtattaatatataagtgtGAATATCCTAAAATTTCTAATTAGAAAATTAGAACAACagctaaaatttttacatgaaGAAAGAAGTAAGCCcctattaataaaatatcatatgTTTAACAACGTGTATATAATGAGTTCCATGGATCATATAAAAGAGTAATTCTCTTTGAAAACTAAAggaaagtaaaattaattttatatatttcttatccTTTACATATTATCATGTTACttgatattatatttatgggAATATTTGCCGTATTCTTCCTTTTGTAtaaagtaaagaaaaaataaaatataggaaTATACTCACTATTTgttactaatattattttagtgaaatatttataattatataataattttatatatatattttatttattatatgtccATTTGTTTTCTCAGATTggatattatatttatacaaggTTATTAggataacaaaaaaaaaaaaaattacgaatAATTGTCcaataaatacatttatgaattattaaaaattggTCATAAGTATGTCTATTTGAATTCTAACAAGATCATGATTTTTGTTGCTTTCTTTCTGTAGAAAACTTTTTActaacattttatataaaatatcttccagataataacaataatatttaaaatttcccATAATTggacaaaattttaattctattcattttaaagggaacaaattaaaatatacgttTAAAATATAGTCTTAATTAAAAcgtatatattctttatattttttgaataatatatttatttacggatatttatttttttatttatacagtAATATTATCGTAGTTATTAATTCTTCTATTTCttgtttctttattttttttaattttttttattcctcttTTAATAAGTATGTAATAAATGTTAATACATATTACTGTGTAAAAAATCTACATTTATGTCATAGTGTtgtcttatatatttacttttaaaaattttttttttttacgataatgaaaatatgatatacaaaaatatttttatgcaaCTGGTTCTTGAATCATGTTCTATTTATGGTAACCTTTtctttgaataatttttatataattatttttgcaaCTCTTATAAGTTTTAAATACTTTCTTTTAAGTTTCGTTTATcgaatttattaatatatattccctTATATGTAACCTTTATACTACTAAGTATACTactttttaatgtatataatattaactgtaatttttgtataaaatatcaTTGAGAATGACAGTTTACATTGTGGAATCTTGTATTATATCTGTTTActactttttatatgttttgtaAGGATTATCTAGTTGCTTAAGATTccttaatttcatttattttctttcattgTAAACAGTTACGCAGACAACATTTGACTGGATTAAACTatatagaagaaaataaatgtgtatatatatactcaaaaataataaattattttttatttttttcgtaaaaatgtaatttacAAATTGTGGTATAATATTCGCACAATTATGtacaatttatattaaccttatataaaatgaataaagtGAAAGATGTTATAATACTACAGCTGTTATTAAGGTGGAAACAAATAAGTAATTTACTTTTGTAGGTGGTAAAATCTGTGGTATATTAGAGCGAGAAGTTACAGcggatatttttttattatgtgcTTTTTTAAATCTGTTTAACTCTTCAAGAAAttcgttatttttatatcctGAGCATCATTTATAATGTTTAGTATCAAAATTATAGTGATTTCCAATTATCGCTTCCATTATCATTAGGTTTATCGTATTTACCATTAAAGCTATTCAAATCCTCATAACTGTATAGATTTTTAAGATTTTTTAGAATACgagaattaattatttttatttcttgctTACATGTATCATTAATAAATCCTGTTATATCaactttaattttattaaacaaattatatttatcatgAAAATTACCAGTATTTAGTAGATAATTCAATTATTTACATCTATCATGAGCAGCAGGTTCGTCCTTCTTCGaatatatactatttaaGTACTCACTGAACGTTGGACATTAAGAGACAAAATCTGAATAAATAGAATTATCTGAATCTATTGAATAAATAGTACTACAAAGGGTATTATTAATTTCTCAATTTTGGGAGGCgaatgaattaaatttttctttatatttaagaaaCGTTTTCACTGTATCGtcctaaaaataaaacaaaaaattataatatataaatggaaaaaataatattttttgaaaaaaaatatttatttcatttaaagaacaccaaatttttgtaaaaacatGATACTCATTTGAATAtaagggaaaaataaaatatgagtTCTAAACATTGTAGGATGTCATTGTATTAAATAAACGTTAATTGGGTAGCAAAAATTCAATCCATAtcaaattatttgtatatgtaaaaaaatgatatattatatgttgattttttataaatttatttttttgatacactgaattttaaaaataattacttaaCTAAAAATACTCTTTAGTTTTTAgttaaaattgaaataagTCAGTATTGTGTGAATagtataaaagaataatattttaattgtaaatatgataatttcaaaaaagggattactttacatttattaaaacatattcCAGAGTACCATACActttacaattatttttgtaaaaaagtgtattatataattttattgaaatattatacaataaaataaaatattattagtacATATTcacataaaaagaatatcaTATTGAAATATCTACTTattaatatacttatatcacttaaaatatcatatgtacataaatttaatCTCTTTGGAAGGTATAGAATATTCTCTTTTATTAACTTTTATTCGTTACTAAGGATAAATAAAACATGTCAAATTATTTcagtttttattatactattatattGATTTATATGTTTGTTAAGAAAAACTTCTTGATTATAGCTGTAATAGAAATTTaagtatatgaaaatataatttaactaaaattttaataaaatatatagaaaataaggGAACtttgtaatttaaatatatgattcATCAGAAAAAACGcctttaataataaatgtatttttaaaaagagagATTATATCGTATACTTATAGAATAATCCACTAATTTTACCCATTATATTACATAGCGAAGTTAACATTTtagttaatttttacatcttataaatttgaaataataaatgtatattgaagaaatatacttattaaatatcgactactttttataattcattaaattGAAGATTCTAACatatttctattaaaaaaatagttaaaatcatttattattttattatagttCCTAATTATAGTTCTATTTACATTTTGATCGAgctatttgaatatatattattttgataataaataaatttattatattttgtttttattttttacgtcATTGtagaattaaatttaaatatatattaagagtTAGTAAGTAAAAAGATATTTCTTAACTTCATAATTGTTAATTTCTAAAAGtgtgttatatataagtataaatcTAAATTAACATTGGaagttattaaaataattatgtattttatacaaaattttattccttagtaagtatttatttatatatttattattattttttttttttttttttggttgtCCATAAATTTGTTGagttttaaataaacatgTAGTATATGTTGATTACtactaatttatttatatttgtaacgCGTAAatcttaaataaaatataagcaaaaagaaaaaagaattaattatattttgcaGATAATTCATAAATGGATATTCAGTTCTCAGTTTAcagataaaaaatagtaatcaTTTATTAGCGTAATGTTGTTTTtagttaaaattttatataaagaataattaatGTTGCATATTAGTATGTAGTTACATTAAttctaattatatattctttcattatattatatatacaataacgTAGATATTGTTTTAACGTTATATTATGGAActtcaatatttttgaaaaaaaatatagatacccaaaaaggatatatatatttccattCTTGAATGTACTAAAGAAATACATTTTTGATCTAAGGTTATTCtgattttaataaattttaaataataattaatctatatatttttttttttttttttcattactttttattatatttcttatatatatatatacataattaaaaataaaaaaaatgttgtattgatgaaattacaaaatttttatttagcaGTAATagtatcatttatatataataaaaagtgtttctctatgaaattatattaaaaaaaaaaaaattagtgttcacttacttatatatatatttttattcatagattagttattcatttttatgtttagtttctaagatatataatgttatattataatgaatatgTTTAAAATGTAGTTAACGCAAAggcttttaataatataaaaagggaaggttatacataatatttttttctttagttattattactattattatatcatcataacaattaatatattgttgTCTACAAGTTTTTCTGAAAAGAAATGTTTATggaattaaatttttttaatagtcaCTCATCAAATCGTTAATATTCTCATTATATATGGAACAATCTATTCTCTATATTCtctatattatatagaatatagaaaataCATTCTATATTAACTAAATATTTccttatatgataaaaaaatgtatttttttactttacattgaaaaagtttaataaaaaaataatttaattacacgaatatataaaaaaaaatattttttgtatataataatgaattataataaaatcattttaatgaatataacattttacttaataatattaagaaaacattttataatatatatttttaatgttattttacttcgctgtaaaaaatattataattatatacaatatattttttaccgAAAGGtagtaaatatagaaaaaataatcaaatatattgtatataattttttatcattagaagaattttatgtttttgttattatttttattacttaatACATTGAAATGCTGAAAATCTATAtcatggaaaaaaatattaaattattattttttaatatttcagcgtttatatttttaacatggTTATTCCATTTTAGCATTGATAATGTATGATAATGCCATTTActcatatatgtacaatttatatttttgttgttatatttttatatattcagtTTTTTAACATGaaactatttattttttaaatagttaatatttgattttttctttttcagaGCACgcttaacaaatttttaaaagataactCTAATAATGATAGTAAATTAGATGGAAAACATTATCGATTATTAGTAATACATAAAGAAGAAAGTGATTCAAATATACTAGGGTTAAAACAAGACATGTCAAATAATAGagtgaaagaaaaaaaatatttatctaaTAATGAAGGTGAAACCccagaaaaaaagaagcatttatataaaagttcATCAAAGAGTATAAAAGATCATAGGAATGCTATGAAAAAAGAAgctaatatatttgaaacaaaaaaatattcctgtattgaaaaaagaatatttaaagaacTTGATTTTGAAGATTTTCTTAAACGTAACAAAATGATTAGTAATaagatttacaaaaaaataatgtacaaAAAGCTAGCATTGAGAATTGCTTTACCTTTATTATTGTTCTTGTTGTTATTAACTGTACTCATAACAGATTTTACATGGGGTTTGGTAGATGGAAGTAAAGGATTGTGGGGTGCATTAGGATTATCGAAAATTCTAAAAGGTTGGTCAGCTTCTGATGGAAGTTGGTTGAAGACAATGTTAGAATGGTTAAAAACAAATTCATCATGGTTTTGGAAGCATAATTCAATTTTTGGTAAAGCTACACATAATGGTTGTACTGCAACAGAAGTTAGTACAGGTTGCATATTAGGACAGTTATTtggtattataatttatgttataccttttattatattagcTATCACAGTTATATCAGGAATTATCtattaccataaaaaagttaaaaaatatgaaaaaattaaattcaggaaaagataaaactaataataacaaatattttttattttataaagtatttaatatgaagttataattataatatatttagttaCATATCTATTAGACTTCCTCATAAttgattatattttataaatatacatacagaTAAGTCGTTTTTTCGTAAACAACTGTACAGCATATAATCtcactttttttaaacttgaatttctaatatttttgaatttgcATTATAAAATGTTGTTTGAgattgaataatttttatggtttagtgtttatttttatatatttaaataggttgcctttaaaaataagtatacacatatatgtgcgtTAAAGTGAATGTAAAATAGCacaatttacataattttactaaagtattttaatttaatttttatttaaaaatgatagaTTTCTGTTTATTATTCTGTTCTAATATGaatctattattttatcctgttgtgaagaaaatttataattaccaTCATAATAGGAATAAATTTGTCTTGGTTTGTATTTAACAAAAAGGAAGTGAATATATGtcgtatttttatatgtatatatatatttcttatatctTGGAGAATggataatatttattttataaaataagagtATGAGAAGCATTTTATAGAACATAACTACTGTATAAATCTTTTgaatgtacatttattttaatttgcattatataacattgaagttaaaaatatataagtataatatactattattaaattttaattatcgTATTCTTTTAagcaattatatattttttatatatctataacaGAATGAATAGTTAAAAACATTAATTGTACTATTATGGTTCCTtattgaaatttttattcaattttgCATTAAAagtattgtatatatatatatcttaaaaatttataaattaagtacatatatttttcattttttatatatctaatgtattgaattaatgaaataaatgtaataatattttaatgaatgatatatataaattcttgtttttgatttttcataatattataatttttaagaaagTGAATATATAcgcaaaaagaaaaagtagcGGTAATTGtacagaaaataaataaataatttctaaaaaaaatataataatgtgtacgtatttttttacatttatttcctattttttatatttctaaatatattaagaaatgaGCTAACATTGTTTAAAtggtatataataatatacgtaatttatattatctattagcaatttattcatattaatagTGATAActctttaaataaaataatgttcaaaaaaaaaatatgtttacaGATAATTCGTAGATATGTATCATTTATTTCCTaagataatttataataagatttattaaaaagttacccttttttttttttttttaacgttgtgttattaaaaaagttgaGGTTTCCCATAGTAGTTCTTGAAAATAATAtccttttattaaatattattttttatatatttaaatgaaaataaaaatataatattaataattcatttaattatatctCTTATATAAACGTTAAAAAGTATTCTGTAGTCGAACATCACGTGCCTATATTAATCCTTTTAAAAGTATACTTAAGAACTGGAGAAAATTATTCGAGTAGGCATATTTGTTTCTGAAAAGGGAGAATGGAAATTCTGATAATGGGAATTTTAATACAAAgtgcatattattatattaatattaactattgatttattttactaaaatattttcttctatatatataatatatatatatgtatgtagaataataataatacgataatgctttttttttggtgAGGTTAGAAAGTATAATTGTATTCCTGCTTAGTTAAATTTCTAAAAAGTATAGATGAAATGAGatataaaatagataaataataaagtttattaggtcattttattatacgtTTAGATACACAAGTATACTAAAGTAAGTAAGTTTTTAGTTATAATTTGTAGCATATTAATATGGGCTACATATCATTAGCTTTATATTAATCAGTATGTATTAGTAGGAAATTTGAGTGttcaaaaagtaaaattattttaatagatctattttttataatttatagttaattaattatgtcatatttttgaaaaaatattataatagaaTTGCCTCGTCCTATATTTTTCAcctgaatataaatatttaaaaataaaaattattatattacatagaagtgtaaaataaaataaaaatgaattaagaACATTCCTATAGGTTAAGTCAAAGATAagtattacaaaaatattctttcGTATAAGGCATAAtaactatttatataaaaagaactatataaaaaaaagaagagttatgataataaaatttttatataattagaaaaacttattttttagtaattattcatatttttttatactattagcttttcatatatttttatttttattgtatacG
This genomic interval from Plasmodium brasilianum strain Bolivian I chromosome Unknown PB_00_04, whole genome shotgun sequence contains the following:
- a CDS encoding fam-l protein, producing MEKNIKLLFFNISAFIFLTWLFHFSIDNSTLNKFLKDNSNNDSKLDGKHYRLLVIHKEESDSNILGLKQDMSNNRVKEKKYLSNNEGETPEKKKHLYKSSSKSIKDHRNAMKKEANIFETKKYSCIEKRIFKELDFEDFLKRNKMISNKIYKKIMYKKLALRIALPLLLFLLLLTVLITDFTWGLVDGSKGLWGALGLSKILKGWSASDGSWLKTMLEWLKTNSSWFWKHNSIFGKATHNGCTATEVSTGCILGQLFGIIIYVIPFIILAITVISGIIYYHKKVKKYEKIKFRKR